The genomic interval TCAACCATAGCATCTAAGCTATAGCATGATCAATCCAATTCCATAACACTATTATCACTATGTGAGGCAGAAACTGTAGGCTTGTTTTGTATCTAGAAACCCATCAGATATTAAACAGTAAAGAGTAATTGTGATAGTTCATAAACAAACAATTCAAAGTGTTTTAGTTCTTTCAGGGAAAATGCAGTGACAAAGGATGCCCAAACCTATGTTTATATCTCTCAGCTGGGGGGAGCAGCAGCATCCTTGATAGATTCACGCCAGGCATATTCCCTTGCACCGTCCTTATCGACGATCTTGATCACAAAATTTGGAGGAGCCACAACCAGCCTTGACCGAATCTCAAGAATGCACTTATCCACCAAATCGACTGCTTCTTCCAAGGGCATACCGCTGCGATAGTGTCTGTCCATCATAGAGAGGGAGAAATATGATCCATAACCAAATGCTCCCTTCTCGATCTTGTGAAGAGTTGCAATGTAGTCAATGTAGTACAAAGATGGGCCTATCTCCTTGTCATACCCCGCCAAAAGGATGTTGACGAAGTACGGATTCTGAAAAACAACAACTGATTCAGCCAACTTTAAAATCTAAAAAACCAAACAGGAATATGCATGGTAAAAAAATAAAGCATATACACTGTTTCAGTTTACACAAAATCAATTTTTTGCATACCATTTAATAGAGGAGAACCATTGATTCTTACTTCTTACCATGTGTTTGGGATTATGGACTTCAGGTGTTGGACTTGGATTTGTGCGAATTTCAATAATAAAACACAAtgcaaaattgtattgagttccacctaaatccacacaaattcaaatctataACTTGAAATTCACACTCCCAAACATAACCTCTAAGAAAATTTCATACATTTGGACCTTGAACCTAGTAGGTATGAGTTACttgaggaaaaaaaaatggattgCTAGGATATAAGCAATAAATAACAAACTCCATCAAGATTTAGTGGCAATTAATATCGTAGCTGGATACACTATGAGGTATgtgagatttaaaaattaaaaatattcaatctttGCCAGGTTATTTTTAGGTAAAAATAGGAACACATTGTATTAGAAGATCTTCACAAATCACTAGTGGCAGCAGGGCAAATTGCTCCAAAATTCTATTAAGGGAATCTAATGAAGGACTGGAATAATTACACCAGAAGAAAAAATGACCGAAATATCCCCTTCAGTCTAAGCACGGTGATGTAGGACAAGCAGGGCAATGGATGGACCCTCATTGGAAGCTGATAAAAGAGAACTGGATTAAGGAATTATCAGATTTCAGTCCAATAGATTTAGGATAATTAATTAGGCTTATGTTATTTGgagggttgtttgtaatatttgagtATTTTAGGGTTCTTCCATAATTTCAGCTATCTTTAGGGGCATATGTGTAATTTTCTGTATTATAGGCTTTGTTATAAATAGTGAGTGAAAGCCATGTAAGAGGTGAGTTTTGATGATTTGAATTGAAAGTGAATGTGTgattcccccttgtatctccctctcttccttctttttcttccctACACGCTTTTTCTTCCTCTCTATCTGTTTCTGATATTCTGCATTTCTCAAATCTGGAACTCTCTCTCTCAACCTTCCATCTCAAAACCATTTTAAATACCAATCTCAGATTTCAGCCCTTTCATCCTCTCTGCTTTGAAATTTCGGTCAAAAAATTTGCAACTTCCATCCAAAATTACAATTGTGCCACACTGCCACTCATGTTTCAAACACTACTTTGCTGGAAGATTCTCACAACACTACCACCATCAATGCAAACAGAGATTCCCAGTAACCCTTCCTCAAAACTTCATTTCCATCTAACCAAGCATGTGGCTCATGCACCAGCCAAAAATTTTTAATTGCCACCcctcttcttttgttttttgtttttttttttttttttggatacccCTCTTAAATCCCTAACTTCTAGTGCTTTTCTTACCACACAACCACCACCATCGCAATCACCACCCTGCGATCTACCTTCATCAGGGTGATGCATGCACCCGACACACTGGCAACACAAGTGCAGGAAACTCTCCAAAAGCCCTGCAACTTCCAGAATCGTGATAAATTGATTCCAGCCACAAGAAATTGGTTTTTTCCCCTGAGATTTTGATTTACAGCATGATACTTCGATTTCGAACAGGATATTTTCTGAGCAGCCGAAATATTTTGATATGGAAAACTAGACATTGGACTACCATTGTCCCATCAGCACTTTAGAGCATCAATTTGTCACTCCCAGCAACAAGAATCCAATTCTTCTGCATTTTGTGAGTTTTCTAAGTGACttatcctccaacatttcaagaTTCAAAGCCAATTTTTTCCAATTAGGGAAGATAtgatgatgtaggacaagaagcaggGAAATGGATGGACCCTCATTGGAGGCTAATTAAAGACAATTGGATTGAAGAATTATTGGATTCGGCCCAATAGAATTAGGATAATTAATTAGGCTTATGTTATTTGGgagtttgtaatatttgtgtattttagcagttcttttgtaatttcatgtataTTTAGGGGTATGAGTGTAATTTCTTGTATTATAAGGCTTTCTTACAAATATTATGTGAAGCCGTGTAAGAGTTatttttgatgaatttgaatggAAAGTGAGTGTGGTTTCCCCCATATCTCCTTCCTTCTCTTCCTTCTTATTCTTCCCCTCTGCTCTCCTCTTACCTCTCCCAAGTTATATGTTGGCTCT from Malania oleifera isolate guangnan ecotype guangnan chromosome 9, ASM2987363v1, whole genome shotgun sequence carries:
- the LOC131164579 gene encoding proteasome subunit beta type-2-B-like — its product is MECVFGLVGDGFALVVADSSAVNSILVHKSNEDKIMVLDSHKLLGASGEGGDRAQFTEYIQKNVALYQFRNGIPLTTAAAANFTRGELATALRKNPYFVNILLAGYDKEIGPSLYYIDYIATLHKIEKGAFGYGSYFSLSMMDRHYRSGMPLEEAVDLVDKCILEIRSRLVVAPPNFVIKIVDKDGAREYAWRESIKDAAAPPS